From the genome of bacterium:
ACCGCCAGCCCCCGCCCCACGAGGTAGTCCGACAGGGAGACGATTATTATCAGGCCGAGGAAGCGCCAGTCCCACCAGGCGTAGAAAAGGTAACTCGCGGCGAGGAGGAGCAGATTCTGGTACCGGGGCGGCTTACGGCGCAGGAGCCAGTAGCCGACGACCACCGCCGGGAGGAAGAGGGCGAATTGAAGGGAGTTGAAGAGCATCGGCGTCCGGCGGTTTAGGGTTCCAAGGTAAGCCCTATTGTACCAAAACGTAGTCACTTTCTCAGCGGACCGTCGCCGGTCCACTACTGTGTGAGCGTTTTAATTTTGCTAAAATGTCCGCGAGCAGCGCACACTAGGGAGTTTTGATGAAAAACGCCTTTCTAGTACTGTTGACCCTGGGGGTAACGCTCGCCGGGGCGGGGTACGTCTCGGCCGTGCCGACGGGAAGCCCGGCGCCCGATGGGGTCTACCTCGGCATTTCCGGCGGGTACGAGCTTTACCTGACCCGAGAGCCCCTGGCCAGAGCCGTGGAAATCGGCGACTCCGACGCGCCGCTCTACCTGGTCTCGACCATCGAAGGGCCGGTGCGCCTCCCGGGCGTCGCCACGGTCCACGGCTTCCTCCCCGATGGGAGCGCCGTCTGCCGGCTGACGCGGGAGGAGCTTCTTCGGCTCTGCGGCGACCCAAACCTTTACTTCCGGCGGTTGATGCCCGTAGTGCGCGCGCCGGAGAGGCCGATGCCGCCCGGGTTGTTCTCGGTCGAAGGGGGACTTATCAACGAGCTGGTGGAGGAGGTGGACCTGGCGTCCATCATGGCCTTTGACGAGGACCTGGCCGCCTTCCGCACCCGATACACCACCAGTGAGGGTAACTTCCAGGCCCAGGACTACCTCGCCGCCCTCCTGGAGGAGTACGGGTACGAGGTGGAGATGGATAAAAGGTTATTCGGCCCTCTCAGCAGGTTCTCGGTGGATGACGAACTGGTCGCCATGGCCGGAGGCGACGAGATTAATCGTATCGGAGAGTGTTTTTTCTCTAATGACGGAGGAGAAGACTTCAGTTTCATCGGAAATTCGCCGGAACTCGGCGATGAGAGCTGGGGTGGAGTTGAAGTCTTCTCTCCCAACACCATACATTACGCCGGCGGCCGATTCTACTACCGCTCCACCAATGGGGGAATAACCTGGAGAAAAACCGAGATCCTGGATGACGAGTTCAACAGGGTCGTGACCATGTTCTTCTTCACCCCGGAGGTGGGGTATATCTTCACCTCCCGGGGCCGGGTTTACCGGACCGGCGACGGGGGCGACAGTTGGGAGGCCCGCGGGATGATGGGCGACATCGTGTACTCCGCGGCGTCACCGGCGGGCGCGCCGGACACGGTTCTCGCCGCGCCCCGAACCGGTGCCATATTCAGGAGTACGGATGGCGGTTGGACCTGGGATCGGGTCTACCGAGACGAATACGGAGATTACTGCTGGGACCTGGTCTTTGAGGATGGAGCTAAGGGACTTGGGGTTGGCGGCTGGGTCTTTGTCACCACCGACGCCGGCGAGACCTGGGAGCGGCTCGACAATCCGTCCCCCGACCGGGACCTGGTCAGCGTCTCCCTCCTGGGACCGGGCGAGTACCTGATCTGCAACGATTGGGGCGGTCTGTGGTACACCGACGACGGGGGTGAAACCTGGGACGACCGGTCCGGCGGCCTTGACAGCGTGGGGAGCCTGATAACGGACACCGCCTACGATGACGGACGCTTTTGGGTGCTCTGCTCCGACTACCCCGGTTACTCCGACGACGGCGGTTACAGCTTCACCTGGCTGCCCTTCTGGCTCCCCGACGGTTTTCAGGGGCTGACGATGACCAATGTGATAGGCGAACGGCGGGGTACGTCCCGACCCGACGAGTACGTATACTCCACCGCCCACTATGATTCGACCAGCCACGATTCGGACCCGATGGAGCTGGCCCCCGGGGCAAACGACAACGGCTCCGGTTCGACGGCCCTCCTCGAGCTGGCCCGTGTCCTGGTGCCCTACGACAACCGGCGCACTCTCCGGTTCGCCTTCTTCGACGCCGAGGAGTGCTGGTGGACCTCGTGGGCGAAGCCTGCGAAAAGTACGGCGACGGCCTAACCTGGACCAAGTGGCTGGAGCGTCACGGCGGCTCGGACCAAGCCTCGTTCTGGAACGCCGGGTACGCCGCCCTCCTCGGCATCGAGGACCACCCCGTCACCTACCCCTACTACCACTCCCAGGAGGACGACTACCCGAACATCGAAGACCACTTCCCCTTCACCCGGCAGGTGACGCGGGCGACGGCGGGGGCGCTGGCCCAGCTCATCGGGCTCATCAAGCCGCCCGATGGGGAAGGCCCGACCGGACCCTACGCCTACCCGAACCCCTTCCGCGGCGGGGAGCACGATGCGGTCACCTTCGCCAACCTCACTCCGCGCACGGAGATTTCCGTCTTCGACGCGGGCGGGGCCCGGGTCTTCCGGGCCACGGCGGAAAGTTCCGAATATTCTTGGGAAGTGGTTAATTCTTCGGGACTTACGCTGGCCTCGGGGATTTACATCTATCTTCTAAAAACGCCGGACGGGGCGGCCACCACTGGCAAACTGGCCGTTATCCGTTAAATTTTTTATTTACAAGGCAAAGAACGGGTGATATGATTCCATCGCTTTAGCCGTAATTTGGCTAGGGTTGTCAAGAGGGCGGCCCCCGGCCGTCCTGCGGAAGGAGGGGCATCCCTCCAAGGGCGAGCGCCCGAAAGGCGCCATAGAGAAATGAGGTCCGAGAGTGAAGCTGTTCGTGGGGAGTCTGAGCTGGGACACAACCGACCAGTCGCTTCGTGAGGCGTTTGAGCGCTTCGGCGAAGTGGTCGAGGCCAAGGTAATCACCGAGCGTGATTCCGGCCGGTCCCGGGGTTTTGGCTTTGTGACTTTCGCCGATGACGAGTCGGGGAGAAACGCCATATCCGAGATGGACGGTGCCGAGCTCGACGGTCGGACCATCCGCGTGGATGAGGCTCGCGAGAGAAAACCGCGCGATTCCGAGTCCGATCGCTAGACAAGCGCAAGACCAAACGGACGGGGGAGAGGCCAAGCCTCTCCCCTTTTTTTATTCCTGAGTTTTCCAAGGGAACCCAGGGGGCCCCTAAGTCCGTTCTACCGGGCGATAACGAGGCGTTGTGCCAGGCTGCCCTCGTCGCTCACCAGGCGGTAGAGGTACACCCCCGAGGGTACCGCCCTCCCCGCCGAATCCCGGCAGTCCCAGCTCACCAGTCGGTCCCCGGCGGTCAGTTCGCCATCCAGCAGCGTCGCCACTCGGCGGCCGGCCAGGTCGTAAACCGTCAGCTCCACCGGGCCGTCGGCCGACAGCCCGAAAGCGATGGTCACTGAGGCCCGGGCCGGGTTGGGGTAGCTCTGCTGGAGGTAGGTTCTCCGCGGAGCGTTGGGCAAGCGGTCCTCAATCCAATCGCCGCCGCCTACGAACAGCACGAGCTCGCGCGCCGCCTCGCCGGGTGTGAAGCGGACGAGGTAGTCCTCCGCCTCGCCGAGATCAATCTCGGCTCCCGAGGCGGTGTCCAGGAGCACTGCATCGAGCCAGACCGGCAGGTCGTCCATTCCGGGCCAGCTCAGCAGGGCCTCGCCCTCCCCGGCGGCCGGGGTGACGG
Proteins encoded in this window:
- a CDS encoding T9SS type A sorting domain-containing protein, with protein sequence MDLVGEACEKYGDGLTWTKWLERHGGSDQASFWNAGYAALLGIEDHPVTYPYYHSQEDDYPNIEDHFPFTRQVTRATAGALAQLIGLIKPPDGEGPTGPYAYPNPFRGGEHDAVTFANLTPRTEISVFDAGGARVFRATAESSEYSWEVVNSSGLTLASGIYIYLLKTPDGAATTGKLAVIR
- a CDS encoding RNA-binding protein encodes the protein MKLFVGSLSWDTTDQSLREAFERFGEVVEAKVITERDSGRSRGFGFVTFADDESGRNAISEMDGAELDGRTIRVDEARERKPRDSESDR
- a CDS encoding M28 family peptidase; its protein translation is MKNAFLVLLTLGVTLAGAGYVSAVPTGSPAPDGVYLGISGGYELYLTREPLARAVEIGDSDAPLYLVSTIEGPVRLPGVATVHGFLPDGSAVCRLTREELLRLCGDPNLYFRRLMPVVRAPERPMPPGLFSVEGGLINELVEEVDLASIMAFDEDLAAFRTRYTTSEGNFQAQDYLAALLEEYGYEVEMDKRLFGPLSRFSVDDELVAMAGGDEINRIGECFFSNDGGEDFSFIGNSPELGDESWGGVEVFSPNTIHYAGGRFYYRSTNGGITWRKTEILDDEFNRVVTMFFFTPEVGYIFTSRGRVYRTGDGGDSWEARGMMGDIVYSAASPAGAPDTVLAAPRTGAIFRSTDGGWTWDRVYRDEYGDYCWDLVFEDGAKGLGVGGWVFVTTDAGETWERLDNPSPDRDLVSVSLLGPGEYLICNDWGGLWYTDDGGETWDDRSGGLDSVGSLITDTAYDDGRFWVLCSDYPGYSDDGGYSFTWLPFWLPDGFQGLTMTNVIGERRGTSRPDEYVYSTAHYDSTSHDSDPMELAPGANDNGSGSTALLELARVLVPYDNRRTLRFAFFDAEECWWTSWAKPAKSTATA